AGCATCGCTCGGATGCGCGCCTTCAGCTTCGGGTAGAGGCGCTCGCGCGGCAGGTCGAGCACGTAGAAGCGCAGCGGGTAGCGCGGCCCGCCCTGCGCGTGGCGCGCGTGGTGCGCGCTCAGCGGCTCTCCGGTCTGGGTGTAGACCTCGAGCGCGCGCACGATGCGGAGCGCGTCGTTGGGGTGGATGCGGCTCGCGGCTTCGGGATCGATCTGCCCGAGCCGCGCGTGGAGCGCGGGCAGATCCGCGGCCGCCTCCGCCTCGAGGGCGGCGCGGATGGCGGGATCCGGCGCGGGGAGCGGCGCGAGGCCGCGGGTCAGCGCGCGCAGCCAGAGCCCGGTGCCGCCGACGACGATCGGCAGGTGGCCGCGCGCGGCGATGTCCTCGATGGCCGCGTCCGCGAGCGCCGCGTACCGCGCCGCGTCGATCGTCTCCGTCGGCGCCAGGAGATCGATGAGGTGGTGGCGCACGCCGCCCAGCTCGTCCGGGCGCGGCTTGGCGGATCCGACGTCGAGCTCGGTGTGGATCTGCACGCTGTCGGCCCCGACGAGCTCGCCTCCGAAGCGCCTCGCGAGCGCGATCGCCGCCGCCGTCTTGCCCGCCGCGGTCACCCCGCCGACGACGAGGATCTTCGGCTTCAACGGCCCAGCCTCCGCTCGAGGTCGCCGAAGCTCACCGAGAAGACGACCGGGCGGCCGTGGGGGCAGTGACCGCCGAAGTCCTCCACCCGATCCATCTTCGCGAGCAGGGCGCGGCACTCCTCGACCGAGAGCGGGTCGCCGGCGCGGATCGAGCCGTGACAGGCCATCGTCGCGAGCGCCATGTCCACCCGGTCGCCGAACGCGCGCTCTCCGCTCCTCGAGAGCTCCGCCAGGACGTCCCGCATGAGCGTCTCCGGCGAGGCGCGCTTCACCAGCGCGGGCACCGCGTGCACCGCGACGCTGCGCTCGCCGAGCGGGACCACGTCGAGCCCGACCGCGAGCAGGGCCTCGCGCTGCTCCTCGCAGATCACGACCTCCTCTTCGCTCAGCTCGACGCGCTCCGGCATCAGCAGCCGCTGGGTCGCCACCGCGCGGTCCCGGTGGGTGCGCCGCAGCTGGTCGTAGCGGACGCGCTCGTCGGCGGCGTGCTGGTCGATGATGTGCAGCCCGTCCTGCCCTTCGCAGACGATCAGCATCTTGCGCATCTGCCCGAGCACCCGCAGCGAAGCGAAGAAGCCGGTCTCGCCCAGGAGGTCCGGCGGAAGCGTGGGGGGCTCGAAGGGGACGGCGCCCTCGAAGAGGTCCGGCGCGTAGGGCCTGGGCTCGTGGCTCGCGTTCTCGAACGCGGCCGGGCCATCCGCCGCGCCGGAGAGGCCCCACGGATCGGGCTCGCTGGTGGTGCTCGGAGACGGAGGCGGGGAGGGCGGCGCGCCGCCCAGGCGCTGGTTCCAGAACCCGCCGCCGCGCGCGCCGGGGCCCGCCCACGCGCTGGTGCCGAGCCCGGAGGCGAGCGTCCGGGTGATCGCGTCGAGCACCTCGCGGCCGCGCGCGAAGCGCACCTCGGCCTTCTGCGGATGCACGTTCACGTCGACCTCGTTCGGGTCGAGCTCCACGTAGACGACGCCGACCGGGTAGCGACCCGGCGGGAGCACGGAGCCGTAGGCGAACGAGACCGCGCGCGAGAGCGCCCGATCCTTGACCGGGCGGCGGTTGACGAAGAGGTGCAGGCCCCCCGCGCCGGCCCGGGCTCGCTCGGGGGCGCCGAGCAGCGCGAGCACCGACACGCCATCGCGGGAGCCCTCGACGGTGTTCAGCCGCTCGTTGCCGAACACCATCGTCGCGCGCTGGGCCGCGCTCTCGCTCGGGAGCAGCTCGAGGTTGCGGCGCCCGTCCCGGAAGAGCAGCAGCCGCACGTCGGGGTGGGCCAGGGCGGCGCGCTTGCAGACCTCGGTGATCCGCGCCGACTCGGTGCCGATCGACTTCAGGAATTTTCGTCGCGCGGGCACGTTGTAGAAGAGCTCGCGCACCGAGACGGTCGTGCCGGGCGCGCAGCCGACCTCGCGGATCTCCGCGTCCGCCCCGCCGTCGACGCGCACCCGCGTGCCCGCCACCGCGTCGCGCGGCCGGGTCAACAGCTCGAAGCGGCTCACCGACGCGATCGACGGCAGCGCCTCGCCGCGAAACCCGAGCGTGCCGATCGCGTTCAGG
This Sandaracinaceae bacterium DNA region includes the following protein-coding sequences:
- the miaA gene encoding tRNA (adenosine(37)-N6)-dimethylallyltransferase MiaA, whose protein sequence is MKPKILVVGGVTAAGKTAAAIALARRFGGELVGADSVQIHTELDVGSAKPRPDELGGVRHHLIDLLAPTETIDAARYAALADAAIEDIAARGHLPIVVGGTGLWLRALTRGLAPLPAPDPAIRAALEAEAAADLPALHARLGQIDPEAASRIHPNDALRIVRALEVYTQTGEPLSAHHARHAQGGPRYPLRFYVLDLPRERLYPKLKARIRAMLDAGWVDEVRGVLARHGHVPPLKSVGYAQIVEHLQQAVPIEETERLAYKATRVYTRRQRTWFRGEGRLGEGESLTWTNADALTDASALSQEIEGWLRRAG
- the mutL gene encoding DNA mismatch repair endonuclease MutL, which gives rise to MGGRIRVLDDALADQIAAGEVVERPASVVKELLENAIDAEATTIRIEIAAGGTREIRITDDGTGMDPEDAALAVRRHATSKIARLEDLNAIGTLGFRGEALPSIASVSRFELLTRPRDAVAGTRVRVDGGADAEIREVGCAPGTTVSVRELFYNVPARRKFLKSIGTESARITEVCKRAALAHPDVRLLLFRDGRRNLELLPSESAAQRATMVFGNERLNTVEGSRDGVSVLALLGAPERARAGAGGLHLFVNRRPVKDRALSRAVSFAYGSVLPPGRYPVGVVYVELDPNEVDVNVHPQKAEVRFARGREVLDAITRTLASGLGTSAWAGPGARGGGFWNQRLGGAPPSPPPSPSTTSEPDPWGLSGAADGPAAFENASHEPRPYAPDLFEGAVPFEPPTLPPDLLGETGFFASLRVLGQMRKMLIVCEGQDGLHIIDQHAADERVRYDQLRRTHRDRAVATQRLLMPERVELSEEEVVICEEQREALLAVGLDVVPLGERSVAVHAVPALVKRASPETLMRDVLAELSRSGERAFGDRVDMALATMACHGSIRAGDPLSVEECRALLAKMDRVEDFGGHCPHGRPVVFSVSFGDLERRLGR